TAAGGGGGTTACGAAATAATATGGACAAGCCCTTTTGTGTAAGAAAACTCATTTCTTTATTGCGTCATCCGCTTCTTTTTAATAACATTATCGGACTGATTATACAATAAGAGAAAGGTTTATATACATGGTAGGAAATATATTAAAATTGCTTTTTGGAACAAAATTCGAAAGAGACGTAAAAAAGTTTACTCCCGTTGTCCAAAAGATCAATGAAATCGAAGAGTCGTATCAATCATTGCCAGATGATGATGTGCGGGCAAAAACTGATGAATTTAAGAAACGACTCGCTGAAGGTGAAACACTCGATGATATTATGCCGGAAGCATTTGCAACGGTAAAAAATGTATGTCGTCGTTTGTGTGGAACCTCATGGGATGTCTGTGATCACCCTGTCGCCTGGGATATGGTGCCTTTTGATGTACAGCTCATTGGCGCGATAGTGCTCCATAAAGGTAAAATTGCGGAAATGGCTACGGGTGAAGGTAAAACACTTGTTGCAACAATGCCTCTTTATCTCAATGTTCTCTCAGGGAAAAATGCTCATCTTGTGACAGTGAATGATTATCTTGCTAAACGTGACAGCGAGTGGATGGGGAAAGTATATGAAATGCTTGGTGTCACTGTTGGTTGTATTCAGCATGATATGAGTCCTCAAGAGCGTAAAGCGGAGTATGCTAAAGATATTACCTATGGAACAAATAGTGAGTTTGGTTTTGATTATCTTCGCGATAATGGTCTTGCTCTTTCATATGAAGATTGTGTCCAACGCGGGCATAATTATGCCATTGTCGATGAGGTAGATAGTATTCTTATTGACGAAGCACGAACACCACTTATTATTTCCGGACCCTCATCAGTTTCTTCACATGTATATGACAAACTCAAACCTGTTGTACAGGACCTTGTTCGTAAACAGACATTATTATGTAATAGATTATTAAAAGAAGTGAAAGAACAATATGATAAAGAAGGCATCACGGGCGAAAATGAAGAAATTATAGGAAAAAAATTGTTTCAGGTCCAAATCGGTACACCAAGAAATAAGCCGCTTTCAAAAATGATCGAAAATCCTCAAATTAGGAGATTGATGGATAAAATAGATGGTGAGTTTCACAGTGATTTACGTAAAAAAGATCTCCCGGTAATAAAAGAAGAAATGTTGTATATAATAGAAGAAAAACAGCACTCTGTTGATTTGACCGAAAAAGGCAGAGATACAATCAGTCCCGGTAAGCCTGAAGAATATATGTTGCCTGACATTATTACCATGTACCAGGAAATTGATGGTAATGAAGCTTTTTCAGATGATGAAAAAGAAGTAAAAAAGCAGGAACTGCAGACATATTTTGATACGCTGAGTGAGCGCATACACAATCTATCACAATTGTTGCGCGCATATTCGCTGTTTGAAAAAGATGTAGAATATGTTGTTCAGGATAATCGCGTGATGATAGTTGATGAATTTACCGGGAGACTCATGCCGGGAAGACGATATAGTGACGGATTGCATCAAGCGCTTGAAGCAAAAGAAGGTGTCGAAATTGAACGCGAAACACAAACATTTGCGACAATCACTATACAAAATTATTTTCGTATGTATGATAAGCTTGCCGGTATGACCGGTACCGCAGTAACTGAGGCGAATGAATTTAGCCAGACTTATAAATTAGATGTGTGCGTTATTCCTACAAATAGACCTATTATGCGAAAAGATAATCAGGATGTCATCTATAAAACAAAGAGAGAGAAGTACAATGCTATTGTTGATGATATAGCTTCTTCGTATTCGGAAGGTCAACCGGTTCTCGTTGGTACGGTATCCGTTGAATCATCAGAAGTCTTAAGTAGATTGCTGAAAAGGAGAGCTGTTCCTCATAATGTTCTTAATGCAAAATACCATCAGAAGGAAGCAGAAATTGTATCGCTTGCTGGCCAACGCGGGGCGGTAACAATTGCGACTAATATGGCTGGTCGTGGTACGGATATAAAACTTGGGCCTGGTGTCTTGATGAAAGATGAAAAGACTGAAGACGTTTCCGGGGGCTTATGTGTTATCGGAACGGGAAGGCATGAAGCGAGGCGCATTGATCTTCAGCTGAGAGGTCGTTGTGCACGTCAAGGTGATCCGGGGCAATCACGCTTTTATGTATCATTAGAAGATGATCTCATGCGTCTTTTTGGGTCAGATAAGATCGCTCGCGTTATGGAACGTATTGGTATTGAAGAGGGACAGGAATTAACACATCCTCTTCTAAGCCGTTCTATTGAAACAGCGCAGAAACGTGTTGAAGAGAGAAATTTCTCAATACGTAAACATACATTAGAATATGACGATGTGATGAACAAGCAGAGAGAGGTGATCTATAATTATCGTATGCAGGTACTTGAAAATGAAGACCTAAAAGAACTTTTAGATGAAATGATAGATGAAGTTTTGGAAGAAACAATTGAAGAATACGCTTCGGATAAAACTCATCCATCTGAATGGGATATCGAAGGGTTGTGCAGCTGGTTTAATCAGACATTTCGTGCTGTTATCACCTATAACCCTGAGGAAAATTATAGTAAAAGTGAATTGAACGAAAACTTCCGTAGCGAGATAGACAAGTTGTATGTGCTTAAGGTTAAGTATGAAGGCGAAGAAATGGTTCAGCGTCTCCTTCAGTATGTTAAACTTACCACGATTGACCGCCTGTGGCAGGAACATTTGTATAATATGGATTCTCTGAGAGAAGGTATTGGGTTAAGGGCGTATGGACAGACCGATCCGTTGATTGCCTATAAGCAGGAAGCGTTTACCATGTTTTCTGAGATGATGAGTAATATTAAGACTGATATTGTCAGCTCTTTCTTTAAAGTCGCCATGTATGTGCCGAAAGAGGAAGAAACACGACGAAAGGTGCCTACTCAATTAATTCATCAGGAAGTATCAGGGTTAGAAATGAGTTCTGAAGAACAGATGGAACGTGCCGGTCAAGCTCAAGAGTCAAGACATGGCGCGATGAGACCTGAAGGGGCCGCACTTACTCCGGTAAAACGTGAAAGTGAAAAGATTGGAAGGAACGATCCGTGTCCTTGCGGTAGTGGTAAAAAATACAAGAAATGTTGTGGCGCGGGAAATTCTTAATTATCTTTTAACTCTTGTATAGGTGCATACCTTGAATGTCGTGAAGAATAATAATATAGCGTTATATGTCCTTTCAATCCTATCGGCGTTTTTACTGATTTTAAGTTTTCCCTATTTTAATATTCATTATCTTGCATGGTTCTTTTTGGTGCCTGTTTTTATCGGATGCAGTCTTGCGGGCGTCTCAGACTATGTTAAACGTCTCGGATGGTATCTTTTTGGTCTGGTGTTTTTCTTTACTGTTCTTTACTGGGTAATACATGTTACCGGCGTTGGCTATATAGCATTATGTTTATATGTAGCGCTCTATTTTTTACTTTTTATGTATATTATGGACAAAATAATTGAAAGGAAACGATCAATTATTTTATGGGCCCCGATCGTGTGGGTAGCGTTGGAATTTGTCCGTAGTGTACTTTTTACCGGTTTTCCTTGGGCATTAGTGGGTGCTTCACAGGTATCATATCTTCATCTTATTCAGATAGCGTCACTGACCGGCGTATGGGGCGTATCATTTTTTGTTGTTCTTTTAAATGCATTCATATTTGAGAATGTATATCTTGGCATCATTAAAAAAGAGGGAGTAAAAAGTTATACTACGACATTATTGGCAATCGTGATGGTGGGGGGAACATATATATTCGGGGCAAAAGAGCTTTCATCAGAGAAGCAGGACGCGCAATATATTCCTTTTAATATTTCGGTCGTGCAGCCAAACATTTCTCAAGATATTAAATGGGATAAACGGCATAAGGATTACATAAATAAGCGGTTTAAAAATCTGACATTGGAGCTCAAAGGTGAGAACCCCGATCTTGTTATTTGGCCTGAAAGCTGTGTTCAGGGAGAGATACGCTATGATCAAAATATTTATGAGCATGTTTCCAGTATAACGCGAGCAATCGATGCACCGATCTTACTGGGTAGTCAGGACATTGAATTTGGCAAAGAATGGATTTTCTATAATTCGGCGTTTCTTATTCATCCTAAACATAAACTTATGGGAAGCTATAAAAAGGTGCATCTGGTGCCGTTTGGCGAGTATGTTCCATTTGCTGAAAGAGTACCTTTCATAAGAAAAATGACACCAATACAAATTGATTTCCATGAAGGGGACGAGTACACGATTTTTGGAATACCGCAATTATATAAAAGATGGAAAGACGAATCAGGTGAGATTAAATCTCATATTCGCATAATACGTTTTGCTACGATAATATGTTTTGAAGATATTTTTCCCGGGCTGGTAAGAGAGTTTGCTGCGCAGCACATTGATTTTATTGTGAATATTACCAACGATGCTTGGTTTAAGAAAACAAGCGCTCAAATGCAGCATGCTTATTTATCTGTGTTTAGGGCTGTAGAAAATAGGACGTACCTCATAAGGGCAGCTAATACAGGGTATTCGTGTGTTATAGATCCCTATGGGAGGATTGTAAAAGATATTCGTGATAAAAATGGTAGCTCACTTTATGTTCCCGGACATTTTACCTTTCCATTAAGAAGCGTTCATAAGCGCACTGTGTATACACAATATGGTAATTACTTTCCTAAGGGATGTATGATTATAACGCTTTTGGGTATAGTAATTTTTTATGTGCGAAACAGGTATTCTCGAAGAAGAAGATAAAAATAAAATCGTAATAGATAAGAGGGAGTATATATGTATAAAGAAATGAAAGAAAAAATAGCAGATTTACAAAGAAGACTGAATGAAATGCGAGGTTATCTTTGACGTTGCTCAAAAGTCTGATGAGCTAAAAAAATTACAAGAAGTAACGGCCGCGAACAATTTTTGGGATGATAATAACAAAGCCAAAGAAACGATAGAGAAGGTCAATATACTCAAAAGCTGGGTTGACCCATGCAGGGATGTAGGCGATGAATTATTATCTCTAACGGAACTAAACGACCTATCGCAAGATGAGCCTGAGGGATCATCGATCTTTGAAGAGTTGAGTTCTGAAATTGTACTGGTAGAGAAGAAGCTTGAGCAGCTAGAATTCAAAAAGATGCTTGGCGGTCCTCTCGATGGTAATAACGCGTTTTTGAGCATTAATGCTGGTGCAGGTGGTACTGAATCGTGTGATTGGGCTGAAATGCTTTTAAGAATGTATAAACGTTGGGCAGAACGCCGCGGATTCTCTGCTGAGATAACGGATATATTGGCTGGTGAGGAAGCAGGGATTAAAAATGTAACGCTACTTGTAAAAGGTGAATTTGCATACGGGTATTTGAACGCTGAACGTGGTGTGCATCGACTTGTTAGAATATCTCCTTTTGATTCTAATAAAAGACGGCATACGTCTTTTGCATCGATTGATGTTATCCCTGAAGTCAATGATGAGATAGAAATTGAAATAGATGAAAAAGATTTGAGAATTGACACCTATCGTGCTGGCGGGGCAGGCGGTCAAAAAGTTAATAAGACTGATTCTGCGGTACGAATAACACATATTCCTACTAATATTGTTGCTCAATGTCAAAATGAACGCTCTCAATTTCAGAATAAAGCTACATGTCTTAAGATATTAAAGGCACGTTTGTACGAGAAAAAGGAGAAGGAAAAGAGAGAACAGCTTGCTAAGGAATATGGCGAGAAAATGGATATTGCGTGGGGTAGTCAGATACGTTCATATGTGTTCCATCCGTATCAGATGGTTAAAGACCATAGGACAGATATGGAAACATCTAATACGCAAGCGGTTATGGATGGTGATATTGATATGTTCATAGAGGAGTATCTAAAGGCGTTAAAATAGGTAATTACAGCCTATTATACCTAATTTATATAGATTTTACAGTACTCATTCATTGACAAAATGTGTCTGGTATCCTATTATGAACAGAATTAATGAGGGTGTATGATAAGAAATATTGCAGGTATGGCAGAACGTGTTATAACTGGTGGCAGGCCTTCTAAAGTCTTGCGTCTTGCAAAATCGGTAAGTCCGGCGGTTATAGAGTCAATGAAACGGAGAAATCTTAAATGGACTCTAGGGCATGTTCTTAATAAATCGACATTTTATAAGGAAAATCTTTCCGGGATAGATATTGATTTCACTAAGATCAAACATCCGTCTGAACTCGGTGATTTTTTCACCACATCTGGCGATATATCTCAGTATCCTTCGGAATCATTCTTATGCGGTAAGCCTCATAGAGCATTTGAGACAACTGGTTCGACCGGTAAGCCGAAACGCGTTTATTTCTCAAATAAGGAATTTGCAGATTTGTCGCGTTGGGGTGCGGCGAGTCTTTATATGCTCGGTATGCGTGAGGCAGATCGCGTTATAAGTACCTTTGATTTTGCTTTCTGGATACCAGGGATAACCATTCAAGACATGATTAAACACGTAGGTGCGTTTCATGTGGTTGGCGGGAAGATAGCTCCATCTGAGATCGTTAGCCGTATAGATGATTATAATTTTAATGTCATTATGGGTGATCCTTCCTGGATTATTCAATTTACAGAACTTGTCAAAGATCACAAAAAATATAATGTAAAACTACTTCTTGGCGGTGGAGAACATGTTTCCGATGATATCAGAAAACGCATAGAAGAGGCGTGGGGAGCTGATATGATATTGAGTTATGGTTCTACCGAAATGGGTGGTGCATCATCATCTGAATGTCTTGAAAAAAACGGGTATCATTTGAATGATTTTGCGTTCTTTTTTGAAATTATTAATCCTGATAAGGATGGGTATGGAGAAGTAGTTTTTACGACACTTGTAAGGGATACCATGCCTCTTATCCGGTATCGTACTGGTGATATAGCTCGTTTTATTGAAGATACATGTCCGTGTGGAATGCAAACAAAAAGACTTTCTAAAATTCGTGGGCGAGTTGATGATATGGTTGTTTTAGGGGCAGGAAATATGTTCCCTTGGATATTTGAAAGTATTCTTCATGACATACCTGAAATTTCAAATGATTGGCAAGTGGCAGTATTAAAACCTGAATGCCAAGATGTCTTGGAATTTAGAATGGAGAAGGTATCAAATGATGAAACTGCTATTCTGGATAAAGTTAAAACGAATATTCGCAAACGATTTAATGATATATGGAAGAATTATGAAGTGGGTATGTGTGACATCAGGTTTTCGCTACATGAGCGTGGATCATTGAGAAAAGGGAGAAAAATAAAGCGGCTTATTGATGAGAGAATAAACACCAATTAATAATGTTTGCTGTGAGAATAAAATAATGGATAGAAAGATGGACACTTATAGCGTATTTTGTGATTTTGACGGGACCATAACGGTTAAGGATACGACAGATGAAATATTGCGTGCATTTGCAGATAAAGAGTGGGAAAGCGTTGAGAATGAATGGCTGAGTGGTGCATTTGGTTCAGAAGAATGTTTGCGCAGACAAATGAAGCTTGTAAAGGCCACTGAGAATGAGTTGATTGCACTGTTAGATACGATAGAGATTGATCCTTTTTTTCTGCAGTTTGTATCCTTTTGCAAGAAAAAGAATATATCGGTTACTGTAGTAAGTGATGGTTTTGATTATATTATTAATTATATATTAAACAAACATCAATTAGGGCATTTGCCGCATTATGCGAATACGTTGCTTTTTGAGGATGGTTCGTTGAATACACGCTTTTCTAATTCGCGTCCTGATTGTGATCTTTGCGCAACGTGCAAAGTTGGAGTTGTTAATAGGGTGAAACAAGATAGTGAAAAAGTAATCGTTATTGGTGACGGTTATTCTGATAAGTATATAACGCAATGTGCGGATTATCTTTTTGCAAAGGAAAAATTAAGAGATGTTTGCGAGCAAAGCGGTATTGCATATTATCTGTTTGGCACGTTTCAGGACGTGATAATAAAAATGGAAGAATGTATTGTCTCAAATGATGGTTCAGATAAATCCGTATGTGGATTAGAATCAAAAGTATTCGATAAGTGTATAGCGTTAAGAACGGGTGTTTTGAAATAAGCATTATTGAAAGTGAGGAGGTTGTTTTGGATGTAAAAATCAAACGTGGCGAGGCTAAAGAAGGTATGTCTAGCGATGAGTTGTTATCAATAGAACGTGAGTGCTGTTCTTTCGGAGATACGGTGCATTATCTAGAGCCGCCAAAAATATTTGAAAGATGTGAGGGATCCTATCTCTACGATGAAGATGGGACTCCGTACTTGGATATTCAAATGTGGTATTCGGCAGCCAGTTTCGGGTACAAGAATAAACGTTTACAGGATGCTTTAATTGCTCAACTTGATACACTTCCGCAGCTTGCGTGTCAGTATCTGCATAAAGAAAAGATTCTTCTTGCATCAAAGCTGGTACAAAAATGTGCACATGCTTTTAATGCTAAAGGTCGCGTTCATTTTAATGTAGGAGGATCTCAAAGTGTTGATGATGCATTAAAACTTGTGCGCAATGAGACGGGAAAAAATCATGTTTTTGCTTTTATGGGGGGATACCATGGCCGTACGTTAGGTGCTTCCGCGATTACATCAAGTTATCGTTATAGGCGTCGCTACGGACACTTTGGTGACCGTGCAAGCTTTGTGCCGTATCCATATTGTTTTAGATGTTTCTATGGTAAAAAACGAGATGACTGTGACTTGTATTGTGTAAAGCAATTTGCAAAATTATTTGAGTCAGAATATTATACATTTTGGGATGGAAAAGCTAATGAAAGCGAATGCGCAGCTTTTTTTGTTGAAGCGGTACAGGGAACAGGCGGATACATTGTTCCTCCAAAAGAATATTTTGTAGAATTAAAAAAGGTGCTTGATCAAAGGAATATATTGCTTGTTGACGATGAAATACAAATGGCTTTTTACCGTACCGGTAAATTTTGGGCAATTGAAAACTTTGGGGTTACGCCGGATATTGTTGTTTTTGGTAAAGCTTTAACGAATGGACTTAATCCGCTTTCAGGGGTGTGGGCGAAAGAAGCTTTGATCAATCCGGAGACATTTCCTCCGGGATCAACACATTCAACATTTTCATCGAATACTCTCGGGACGGCGATCGCCCTTGAATCGGTAAAAATGATGGAAGATGAAAATTATGATCGTATTGTTCCTCAGAAAGGGGAGTATTTCCTCAAACAACTTCGCCAGCTACAAAAGAACTACCCAAAACATATTGGAAACGTTGATGGGTTAGGTTTGACACTCCGCGTGGAGATTTGTGCCGGTGACAGTTTTACCCCATCAAAAGAATTAACGGATAAGATATTTGAAGAGGGGTTAAAAGGGAAGTTATCCAGCGGAAATAAACAGTATGGACTCGTTTTAGATGTTGGTGGATACTATAAGAATGTTTTTACTATTGCGCCTGCATTTTCAATTACCTACGAAGAAATAGATCTTGCGGTAGCACTTTTTGAACAGTGTTTACATAACGTTGGAATACGAGATTAGAAAATATGATAAGAAAAATTAAAAAGCTAATGGTTTATGGCGTAGCGACAATGCTTTATATAATCTGTCTGGCATTGCCACTTTATGCTGATAAACCTACGGTTACAGCAAAATCAGCACTTATATATGATATTACCAGCGGAGAGGTTTTATATGAAAAGAACCCTTTTAAAAAACTCCCGTGTGCAAGTAACGTAAAAATTATTACGGCGATGGTTGTGGCTGACCGTTCCCATAATGTTGTCACAGCGAAAGTGTCAAAAAAAGCTTTAAGGGGACTTAACACACGCATATATCTTAATAAGGGTGTAGAGTATACGATAAACGATTTGCTGTATGCACTGCTATTGGAATCTTCTAATGATGCGGCAAACGTTCTTGGGGTAAGGATCGCTGGTTCAGTAAACAAGTTTACAAAACTTATGAATCAAAAAGCAGCTTTTATAGGTGCAAAAAAAACCAAGTTTGCGAACCCGAGTGGGCTCACAGATAAAAAAGTAAGCCAATATACTACAGTGCATGACTTGAATAAAATGATGATAAGATTTTTAAAGTATCCGCAATTATATAAAATC
This genomic stretch from Candidatus Ancaeobacter aquaticus harbors:
- the secA gene encoding preprotein translocase subunit SecA is translated as MVGNILKLLFGTKFERDVKKFTPVVQKINEIEESYQSLPDDDVRAKTDEFKKRLAEGETLDDIMPEAFATVKNVCRRLCGTSWDVCDHPVAWDMVPFDVQLIGAIVLHKGKIAEMATGEGKTLVATMPLYLNVLSGKNAHLVTVNDYLAKRDSEWMGKVYEMLGVTVGCIQHDMSPQERKAEYAKDITYGTNSEFGFDYLRDNGLALSYEDCVQRGHNYAIVDEVDSILIDEARTPLIISGPSSVSSHVYDKLKPVVQDLVRKQTLLCNRLLKEVKEQYDKEGITGENEEIIGKKLFQVQIGTPRNKPLSKMIENPQIRRLMDKIDGEFHSDLRKKDLPVIKEEMLYIIEEKQHSVDLTEKGRDTISPGKPEEYMLPDIITMYQEIDGNEAFSDDEKEVKKQELQTYFDTLSERIHNLSQLLRAYSLFEKDVEYVVQDNRVMIVDEFTGRLMPGRRYSDGLHQALEAKEGVEIERETQTFATITIQNYFRMYDKLAGMTGTAVTEANEFSQTYKLDVCVIPTNRPIMRKDNQDVIYKTKREKYNAIVDDIASSYSEGQPVLVGTVSVESSEVLSRLLKRRAVPHNVLNAKYHQKEAEIVSLAGQRGAVTIATNMAGRGTDIKLGPGVLMKDEKTEDVSGGLCVIGTGRHEARRIDLQLRGRCARQGDPGQSRFYVSLEDDLMRLFGSDKIARVMERIGIEEGQELTHPLLSRSIETAQKRVEERNFSIRKHTLEYDDVMNKQREVIYNYRMQVLENEDLKELLDEMIDEVLEETIEEYASDKTHPSEWDIEGLCSWFNQTFRAVITYNPEENYSKSELNENFRSEIDKLYVLKVKYEGEEMVQRLLQYVKLTTIDRLWQEHLYNMDSLREGIGLRAYGQTDPLIAYKQEAFTMFSEMMSNIKTDIVSSFFKVAMYVPKEEETRRKVPTQLIHQEVSGLEMSSEEQMERAGQAQESRHGAMRPEGAALTPVKRESEKIGRNDPCPCGSGKKYKKCCGAGNS
- the lnt gene encoding apolipoprotein N-acyltransferase is translated as MKNNNIALYVLSILSAFLLILSFPYFNIHYLAWFFLVPVFIGCSLAGVSDYVKRLGWYLFGLVFFFTVLYWVIHVTGVGYIALCLYVALYFLLFMYIMDKIIERKRSIILWAPIVWVALEFVRSVLFTGFPWALVGASQVSYLHLIQIASLTGVWGVSFFVVLLNAFIFENVYLGIIKKEGVKSYTTTLLAIVMVGGTYIFGAKELSSEKQDAQYIPFNISVVQPNISQDIKWDKRHKDYINKRFKNLTLELKGENPDLVIWPESCVQGEIRYDQNIYEHVSSITRAIDAPILLGSQDIEFGKEWIFYNSAFLIHPKHKLMGSYKKVHLVPFGEYVPFAERVPFIRKMTPIQIDFHEGDEYTIFGIPQLYKRWKDESGEIKSHIRIIRFATIICFEDIFPGLVREFAAQHIDFIVNITNDAWFKKTSAQMQHAYLSVFRAVENRTYLIRAANTGYSCVIDPYGRIVKDIRDKNGSSLYVPGHFTFPLRSVHKRTVYTQYGNYFPKGCMIITLLGIVIFYVRNRYSRRRR
- the prfB gene encoding peptide chain release factor 2, encoding MKCEVIFDVAQKSDELKKLQEVTAANNFWDDNNKAKETIEKVNILKSWVDPCRDVGDELLSLTELNDLSQDEPEGSSIFEELSSEIVLVEKKLEQLEFKKMLGGPLDGNNAFLSINAGAGGTESCDWAEMLLRMYKRWAERRGFSAEITDILAGEEAGIKNVTLLVKGEFAYGYLNAERGVHRLVRISPFDSNKRRHTSFASIDVIPEVNDEIEIEIDEKDLRIDTYRAGGAGGQKVNKTDSAVRITHIPTNIVAQCQNERSQFQNKATCLKILKARLYEKKEKEKREQLAKEYGEKMDIAWGSQIRSYVFHPYQMVKDHRTDMETSNTQAVMDGDIDMFIEEYLKALK
- a CDS encoding AMP-binding protein, coding for MIRNIAGMAERVITGGRPSKVLRLAKSVSPAVIESMKRRNLKWTLGHVLNKSTFYKENLSGIDIDFTKIKHPSELGDFFTTSGDISQYPSESFLCGKPHRAFETTGSTGKPKRVYFSNKEFADLSRWGAASLYMLGMREADRVISTFDFAFWIPGITIQDMIKHVGAFHVVGGKIAPSEIVSRIDDYNFNVIMGDPSWIIQFTELVKDHKKYNVKLLLGGGEHVSDDIRKRIEEAWGADMILSYGSTEMGGASSSECLEKNGYHLNDFAFFFEIINPDKDGYGEVVFTTLVRDTMPLIRYRTGDIARFIEDTCPCGMQTKRLSKIRGRVDDMVVLGAGNMFPWIFESILHDIPEISNDWQVAVLKPECQDVLEFRMEKVSNDETAILDKVKTNIRKRFNDIWKNYEVGMCDIRFSLHERGSLRKGRKIKRLIDERINTN
- a CDS encoding MtnX-like HAD-IB family phosphatase, whose amino-acid sequence is MDRKMDTYSVFCDFDGTITVKDTTDEILRAFADKEWESVENEWLSGAFGSEECLRRQMKLVKATENELIALLDTIEIDPFFLQFVSFCKKKNISVTVVSDGFDYIINYILNKHQLGHLPHYANTLLFEDGSLNTRFSNSRPDCDLCATCKVGVVNRVKQDSEKVIVIGDGYSDKYITQCADYLFAKEKLRDVCEQSGIAYYLFGTFQDVIIKMEECIVSNDGSDKSVCGLESKVFDKCIALRTGVLK
- a CDS encoding aminotransferase class III-fold pyridoxal phosphate-dependent enzyme, which codes for MDVKIKRGEAKEGMSSDELLSIERECCSFGDTVHYLEPPKIFERCEGSYLYDEDGTPYLDIQMWYSAASFGYKNKRLQDALIAQLDTLPQLACQYLHKEKILLASKLVQKCAHAFNAKGRVHFNVGGSQSVDDALKLVRNETGKNHVFAFMGGYHGRTLGASAITSSYRYRRRYGHFGDRASFVPYPYCFRCFYGKKRDDCDLYCVKQFAKLFESEYYTFWDGKANESECAAFFVEAVQGTGGYIVPPKEYFVELKKVLDQRNILLVDDEIQMAFYRTGKFWAIENFGVTPDIVVFGKALTNGLNPLSGVWAKEALINPETFPPGSTHSTFSSNTLGTAIALESVKMMEDENYDRIVPQKGEYFLKQLRQLQKNYPKHIGNVDGLGLTLRVEICAGDSFTPSKELTDKIFEEGLKGKLSSGNKQYGLVLDVGGYYKNVFTIAPAFSITYEEIDLAVALFEQCLHNVGIRD
- a CDS encoding serine hydrolase — its product is MIRKIKKLMVYGVATMLYIICLALPLYADKPTVTAKSALIYDITSGEVLYEKNPFKKLPCASNVKIITAMVVADRSHNVVTAKVSKKALRGLNTRIYLNKGVEYTINDLLYALLLESSNDAANVLGVRIAGSVNKFTKLMNQKAAFIGAKKTKFANPSGLTDKKVSQYTTVHDLNKMMIRFLKYPQLYKIMKKKHAYIKGSDGKRIKLRNHNKLLKRFPNTIIGKTGYTSLAKHCFVGFSTVPGKRYVFVILGSKKPWTDMTRLLAYAKCIKKKPKKSIGGL